In Streptomyces rapamycinicus NRRL 5491, the genomic stretch AGCTCTGCTCGATCCAGGGCCGCAGTCCGTAGAGACGGACGATCTCGACCAGGTCGGCCGGCGGATGCGGGCTGGTGGCGGCGTGGGGTGCGTCGGGGTGGGGCAGGTTGGTGGCCAGGTACCAGGTGGCCTTCTCCGGCAGGCCGGCCGGGTCGGTGGTGGCCACGACCAGCCGGCAGGGTGAGTCGGGACCGTAGCCGCCCAGGCGGGCATCGGCGGCCCACCAGGTCTCGGTGTGCCCGTCGCGGAAGTGACGCTCCACGGGTGTCCAGTCGCCGGGACGCTTGGCATCCTTCCAGGTCAGGGCGTGGGCGGCTTCGATGGGGGTGTGCGGCTGGTCGGTCCGGGCCCAGGTGCCGCGGTGCGGCTTGAGCGCGACCACGTAGGCCAGGCCGGCCGCGCGCAGTGCGAGGTACCAGTCGTCACCGACGGAACAGGCGCAGTCGGCGACCACCGCGCGGCAGCCGAAGCCCGCCTCCTTCCCGCGGGCCGCGAGGGCGGCGGCAGCTGCGGTTTCGTGCGGAAGGCCGGATCGGTGCGGCCCCGGGGTGAAGTGGTGGGCGGGGGTGTAGGGAGTCGTGTGCAGCGGGTAGTACACGCGGCCGTCGGTCCATACCGTGGTCACGGTGACGATGCCGTTGTCGGTCTTGCCGTACCGGCCCAGCCACTGCCGGCCGACATGCGCCGTCGCCATGCCGTCCTTGCGGTCTCCGGAGTCGTCGATCACGATGACCCCGCCGTCGTGCGGAGCCGTCGCCGGCTCCTCGCGCAGCAGCTCGAGCCGCCGGTCGTTGACCTGCTCGGCCTCCCAAGGGGACTCCGACAGGAAGAACTGCAGCCGCTGCACCCCCGGTATCCCCGCACCCGCTACCGGCTCTGCCCCTGCCAGGCAGGTGATCGTTTTGTTCCGCTCCCGTGGTGCCGGCAGACCGGTCAGGTACTCGCGAAACCCTCGCCGCTGGGCCAGGCTGAAGAAGAGGCCGTCGAACCGGGCCGCGTAGTCCTCCAACGGCCCCGGCACGGGCGGACACGGACGGCGAGCGGTCATCTCCGGCCTCCGGCACGGCAGTTGACTCCTACCACCGGCCTACGACCAACCGGACCGGCCGTCAACCCACATCACCACCGGATTTAACGAACTACCGGTAGAGGACTTCGAAGTGCCCGAATCGTGCGGAGGTGACGGCATGGAAGTGGCGGGCGTCGAGGGTCGCGATCTTGGGGGTGTCCAGGCGCTCCGCCACGGCCATGACGGAGGCGTCGGTGATACCGAGTGGGAAGTCGTGGTAGCGGCCGACGAGCTCGGCGATCCGGGGCCAGTCCGGCTCTTCGACAGGTTCGACCCGAAAGGCACCTGCGGTGATGTCTTCGATGAGGGCGAGCTCGGCCTCGGCAGCCTTCTTGGCGCCGACCGCGCGCTTGACCCTGGTGTTGATGAAATAGGAGACCTCTGCCAGGACGAGCTGGGGGATCACGAGTTCGCCGTCGAAACTCTCCAGTAGGTCGACGCAGCGGGTGTGGTCAGGGTCGTTTGCGGAGAGATAGGCGAAGACGGGCCCGCGTCGACGATCAGTTTCACGCGTCGTCCGCTTCGCCACGCATGTAGGCCTTGAGGTCGCGGGCGTGGGGTGCGCTGCTGCCGGCGTGCAGCACGCCCTTGCCGCGGAGGGCGCGGATGGGACGTGAGACGACGAGTTTGGTGAGTTCTTTGGTGACCAGCTCGTCCACGGTGATGCCCTGGGCCGCCGCCAGCTGGCGCAGGCGGGCCTCAAGGTCTTCGGGCACCTGAATCGACATGCGGCCAGCATATCGCGGGGCACGCTTCGGGGGCCGTCTACAGGGCGCGCATCCGTGCGAGGCTGCCTCGAGCGGTCAGAAGAGCTTGGTACGGCTGTGTACGATCCCGAACGGATCACTACCGTGCGCAACGAACTATCGCGGAGAGTTGCCATGCCGCTGGGGGTCAAGGGGTCGCAGGTTCAAATCCTGTCGTCCCGACGGTGTGATGTCGCAGGACATCGGAATGACCCCGAACCCACGATTGGGTTCGGGGTCATCGTCGTTGTGGGCCGGGTGGGCGGCCGGTTGGCTGGTAGTCGCGGCTGGGGTCAATGGTCAGGTCGCGGAGGAGTTCGCCGGTGAGGGCGTTGACGATCCGGATGTCCAGGTCGTTGATCAGCATGATCACGTGGGTTCCGGTGTGGGTTCGTCCGACGCCGATGTGGTGCAGGCGTCCGGCCAGGCGGAGGGTGACGATGCCGGATTTGTCGATGCGGTCGTGGCGGATGCGGATGCGGATGCGGATGCGGATGCGGGTGTGGGTGTGGGCGTCGCGGCTTTGGGCCGGTAGGGCTTTGGGTCGGGTGGTGTAGATGGTGGCGGGGGGTGGCTCGGTGAGGCAGGGACCGGTGGGGGCGCTGGTGGTTGTAGGCGTGGGTGAACCGGTCGATGAGGGTCTGCAGGTGGGGGAGGGCGGTGGGCTGGTCGGGCTGCGCGCGGAGCCAGTTCTTCATCGTCTGCTGGAAGCGTTCGACTTTTCCGCAGGTGGTGGGGTGGTTGGGGGCGGCGTTCTTCTGGGTGATGTGCGGGCGGCGCAGTTCGTGTTCCAGGGCGTTGCGGCCGCCGCGGCCGCCTGAGAGGCGGGTGGTGAACACCATGCCGTTGTCGGTGAGGGTGGAGGCCGGGATGCCGTGCGCGGCGACGGCCTGGCGGAAGGTGTCGAGGACGATCGGGCCGGTCACCCGGGGCCGGCAGGTTACGTGCAGGGCGTAGCGGGAGCAGTCGTCCGGCCAGGTGAGGATCTCGGTGTCGGTGCCGGCTTTGTCGGCGAGGCGGTAGTGGGTGAAGTCGGCCTGCCAGGTCTCGTTGGGTAGCGCGGCCTGGAAGCGGATGTAGGACGAGCGGGGCCGTTTCCTGGGCGCGGGGACCACCAGGCCGTGGGCGGTCAGATGGCGACTGATCGTGGCCCGCGACACGCGCAGTTGGTGATGCTGTTGAAGATGCCAGGCGATCGTCTCCGGCCCGGCGTCCGGGCCCTGCTCGGTCAGCTCCTTGCGGACGCGGACGATCAGGTCGACCGTGCCTTGGTCGAGCGCGGTCGGCGAGGTCTTCGGGCGTCTGGAGCGCGGCTCGAACGCCACCTCGCCCTCGGCTCGGTAGCGGGCCACCAGACGGCTGACCCAGCCCTGCGACACCCCGTAGGCGCGAGCGACCTCGCCCTGGGTATGGCCCTCAACGACGACAGCAGTGATCACCAGACGCCTCTTCGACATCGTCAGACCTTGTCCCCAAAGTCATGCCGATGTCTTGAGACACCCCATTCCTATGTCCTGAGCGAGCACACTGTCGTCCCGACGGTGTTATTGCAGGTCGGAGGCCGTTTCCACCGGAAGGCGGGAGCGGCCTTTTCGGTTGGTGGTCGTTGGGTGGTCGTAGCGCTATTCCTCGCGGTCGAGCTGCTTGGCGATGGCATCGACGGCTCGGCGGGCCGCGGGCTTGGTGAGGTGGCCGTAGATGTTGGCCGTGGTGGAGATCGTGGAGTGGCGCAGGGTCTTCGAGACGATGGTCAGCTCGACGCCGTGGGTCAGCGCCAGCGTGGCGGCGAGGTGGCGCAGGTCATGGACGCTGGTGCGCGGGACGCCTGCCTGGCGGGCTAGGTAGTGGAAGTGGTTCAGGACGTACTCCGGGTGCAGCGGGCGTCCGTCTTCGCGGTGGAAGACGAATCCGCCGCCTGGGTCGCTGGGCGCGTAGCGCTCAGTATTGCGCCGGGTGAGGATGGCGTGGATGCGAGGTGAGAGGGCGACCCAGTCGCTGCTCTTGCGGGTCTTCGGGCGAGCCAGGACGAGCTTGTTGTTGTCGATCGCCGAGAGCGTCCAGCGGACGTAGACGGTGTGGGCCTTGAGGTGGACGTCGTCCCAGTGCAGGCCGAGGGCTTCGCCTTTGCGGAGGCCGGTGCCGATGAGGAACTCGATCAGGTCGGCGAAGTCCGGATCGTTCGCATGGCAGTGGTGCAGGAAGCGGATGGCCTGGGCCGGGGTCCAGATGGTGCGTTCGACGGAGGCCGGGCGGGGGATCACGGTGGGCCGGACGACGTTCGTGGGGAGTCGGTGCTGGCGGACGGCGTTGCCGAGCGCGCTGGAGAGGGTAGCGAGGATGTGCCACACGGTGGGGCGTCCGCGGTCGGCGAAGTGGTCCTGGCTGGCGGTTGCGCATATGGAGGCGAGTCGCCTGCGTCGCGGCCGAAGACGCGCCAGGCCAGCGCGAGACGGCCGAAGCTGCCCAGCTTGTAGAAGTCGGCGAAGCCGCCGAGTAGGAAGGCGTGCGAGGCCAGTTGGGGACGCGCCGCCTCCTCCGCCCAGACGGGAACGCTCGCCCAGAAGCTCTGTAGATCCTTGCCGAGCAGATGGGCCCACTCCTCACTGGTCCAGGCCCAGTAGGAGCGGCCGGTCTCCGCGCACCGCAGCAGAACCACTGCGGCGGCATCCAGCCGTCCCCGCCGGCGGTGCGACGTGGCCAGCTCGTGCAGCGCGGCAGCAGCGTCGTCCAGAGGTCGCAGCAGCCGCCGGATCGCGCGCCAACCCGGGGCATCAGGATCGTGACGGGCCATCCGGCGCAGGTTGACCAGGCCCAACTCCGCGATGGCCCGCTTCTCCGCAGGCCGTACGGCGGCGGCGGTGTCATAGCGACGCGGGTCGATCGGCCACCTCCAGCGGTCGGACGGTTCCGGGTTCGTCGAGGGCGAGACGAGCGCGGTCACCGGCCAGCCTCCCCAGCGGAAACGTCCCTGGTGAGGGCCTGGATGCGCCAGGCGTGGATGTGCTCCATGCCGCGGGCGAGCTTGTCGGCCAACTCGCGGCCGGACAAGTAGATGTCGCGGGCGAAGAAACGGCCGACTCTTTCCCGCGCATGGTTCCAGGAGCCCGAGACCATGAGTCCGACCAGGGATGTGGTTCCGGATGCCGCTAGGGCGGCCAGCTCTTCCATCGATATCCTCCAGGTATGGCCTGCGTCGTCGTGCCCATGGGAGGGGGGATGTGGGCAAAGCAACGCTCTCAGGGTCCGGAACTGTCGCCCGCTGCGCTGTCCATGCCGAAGTCATCGTTGAATGGGGTCGTGGGCGCGTCGAAGCGACGTAACAGTTCTTCCGCCGTTTCGTTGCGACCTTGGGTGACGAGGATTTCGGCGATCTGTCGTGTGAGGATTCCGCGTCGGACATCGTCGGCATCCAGGCCCATTCCCCGAAGGAATGCGTCGAAGTGGTCTGCCGTGGAGCCTGTCTGTCCCAGCGGCCAGTCGGCTGTTCCAGGATTGTCTGCTTCTCCAGGTTCCGTGTCTTCGGCATTCGGCGGTGACAGTAGGTGCAGGAGGCGCTCAGGAACGTCGGTGTCATTGGCCGCTGAGGTCAGCTGGGCGAGGAGGCCAAGGTCCTCCACGGTCTTGTGTACCTGATCGTCGTTCTTGGCCAGCCACCACACGACGGCGCTGCCGGTGTCCTTGAGGACGTCGTCGCCCAGGTATTCTCGTTTGCTCTGCTCGTACTTCCTCTGGTGCTCCCAGACGGCCTTGTCCTTGCGTACTGAGGCGAGACTCTCCAGACGTTCCTGATCGTGTTCGGAGAGAGTGAGGGTGATGGCCTCGGCCATGGCTTGGAGGTGTCCCGTGGGCTCGGGTTGCATTCTGCTCAGTGCACCGCTGAGTCCGTGCTGGACGAACGAGGCCCAACCGGGTTCACGATCCTTGGTTATCGCGCGGGCGCGCTTGAGGACTGCTTCGACCGCCAGCCCGGCAGGATTGACGATCGGTTCTTCCGCTGGTTTGCCCGTCGGGCACCAGCGGACGGTTGCGGAGAACAGGAAGTCGTAGTCCTCCCAAGCGCTCGGCAGCGAGACATGCGAGATCTGCTCCTCCCTCCGCTCTACGGGCACCGGAGGGAGGTAGGGCGTCAGCTCGGGAGGTAAGGACCGAGAGCGGATGCCTGCGATCTTTGCGATCAGCAGAGGAACACCGAGGAGCAGGGCAACCAGTGCGGACCAGGCCCACCATGGCCAGTTGCCGCATATGGCGACGATGGTGAGCAGCAGGCCGCAGAGGACGGTGAGGAAGACGGTCACTGTCTTGGCGCCGGATGTCATGATGTTGTTTCCTCGGAAGTGTGTCGTGGTGGCTGCTGCCGTACGCCCTGAGCTGTGGAGATCTTCCGGAGGAGGAGATCGGTGAGGGCAGAGCCGTGTTTTCTGCCACCGGGAGCCGTGAGTTCTGCCCTTCGTGCGGTGGAGTACAGGGCTCCGAACACCTCTCCTCGACCGGCTGCGCCGCTGACCAGGATGTCGAGGAGTGGGTCTGTGTGATGTTCGTCGGAGCATGCGGTGTGCAGCCAGTGCCGCACATGCTTGTCCCATGCGGATAGCGGGAGTCGGTCGAACACCATGTCCCATCCTGCGATCAGCTGATCACGGACGACGGTTTCACCGAGGAGGGAGCGGGCGCGTCCGCCCAGGTGCGTCAGGGCTGCGGGATCAGAAGTCTGAAGGAAGAGGTCAATGTCTGCCGGCCAGGAGGTGGGCCTGTTGACGAGCCGGTGCAGTATGCGTCGGCGCAGACGGTGGTCCTCCTGCATCAGCCGGCAGAGAGCATCACGTGCGCGAGTGGTGCGGCGCTCCCGCCTGGCCAGGTGATGGAGGCGGACCAGCGCCTGGTCTGGGTGTTGTACCGCGATCACTTCGGCGCATACCTCGACGAGGACCTGCGCGAATGGTTCGCCCAGCCGGTCGCTTCTGGACCAGTCATAGATCTTGTCCCGGAAGGAGGGGCCGTGCCGTTCGTCGAGAAGACCGCCCTCCAGTGCCTGTGCGGCTGCCCGCAACCGCCGCGCGGTGGTGGGCACCGCGGTCCACTGCTCCGCGAGTGACGCCAACTCCTCACACCGGCCGGTGCGCATGTATTGGTCCGACAGTCGCCGTACCACGTGGTGGCGGTCGTCCGGGGACAGCACCGGGTCGGTGAGCTCCACGGCCCGCCCCACCCAGGTGCCCAGGTGCTCGCGGAGGTCGGGCCTGTGGTCCCAGAAATGGGTTCGGACCGCGCTGTCGTACTCGAGTTCCTTGAAGCGCACCGCCCCGTGCTGGGTGAGTCCGGCGGACACTTCTTCCAGTCGCATGGCCAGGTCCGCGTGTTCCAGCAGCGGGCGGTCGTCCTTGGGATGGTCGACGGCATGTAGCAGGAGGGTGGTGGCGCTGTGTACGGCATCGGCGTGGGCTCCGTGCAGCATGGCCGTGGTCAGCAGCAGTGCCCGCTGCGGTCCTCCGGTCATGGTGGCGACCTGCTTCGCGACCTGCGGACCTCGGTCGGCCAGGGCTGCGCGGGCGATCTCACACCAGTCGATGAAGCTGTCCTGGGCTCGAGCGGCTGCCTGTGCCCGCACGATCAAGCTGGCGAATTCGGCGATTTCCCTCATCGGTCGTGGTGTGTCAAGGAAGTCGGACACGGCCGGAACCGAACGGATCCGGTCGGCCTGCGGAAGGCCGTCTTGGCGTAGGTGGCGCAGCAGCACCTCCATGCCTCGCGGGCGAAAAATCTCCACGCGGTGCCGATCGAGCTCCACCGGTAAGCGGTCCGTCCGACGCAAGGGCAGGACGACCACGAGGTGAGCGCGGTGGTCGAGCACCGTCTTGCGGAAGGACGGAAGCTCCTCCAGCACTTCCGTCCATCGCGATTCGTCCGCGGCTGCCAGGTCCAGCAGCAGTCGCTCCTCGTCCCCGACCAGGTCGAGATCGAGGAGGGATTCGCCTTCCTCACCGGGCAGCAGCTCGTGGAATGGGCCGACATCGCGGCGTAGCTCGTGAAGAAGGACGCGGGCCGCTGACGTTCTCCCGCTACCGGGGGCGCCATCCAGCAGCACGGTACTGGTCTCGGCCAACATGTGGCGTGCCTCGCCGAATCCGCTCGGATGGACGAACCGCTGCCAGAGCCACAGAAGTTGGTCTTCGGCGAGGCGCCGTGGGCCGCGGCCTTGACGGTCCTTCCCGAACGCTTCGAAGATGAGGTTGATCTGGTCCCCGAGACCACTGTGGACCGGGCCGCGTGGGTCGTGGATCCGTGATTCGGCGGAATCGCTCACCGGTCGTCGTCCTCGCGGCGGGGGCCATCACCGAAGCGCTGGTGAATGCCTCCCTGATTGTCCCCTTCGAAATACGTCATACCGTCGCCGGAGAAGTGCCGCCCGCCGGAGATGTGGCGTGAGTTGTTGTAGATGTCGCCTTTCCCCGCGTGAACCGGGCCCGAGCTGTCTTTGATCACGGTACCCACATCCCCGGTGATGTCCCGGCTCTGTACCACCGGGCCGTTGACCTCCCCCGTCGCGTTGCTCACCGCGCCGGCGCCGGGGGAGGGCCGGTCGTGGCGCTCGTGTGCCTTGAGCGATGGCACCATGTCGGCGACCACGTCGCCGAGGCGCCTGAGATCCGCCACCGCGTTCTGCATGTCCAGCCGGACGGATTGCAGCGGTTCTGGCCCTGGATCTTGTAGACCTGCGGGGCTTCGAACAGGTTGTTCGTCGTATCGCTCATGATCACTGTCGAGTTCGTGCCGAAGCTGCCCGGGAAGTTCCGGATCGGCATACTGGCCCGGTAGATCTTGCCGTTGTCACCGGCGAAGAACAGGTACATGTTCGTCCCGTCAGCGATGAGCGTCTGGTCGATGGGTCCCGTTCCGGGGCCGGGGATGCTTCCGGAGAAGAGCACCTGCGGGGATGACCAGCCATTCGGGTTGGTGGGGTCGCTCGACGTCCGGTAGGAGAAGGCGGTCCCACCCCATTGGTAGGCGAGCACTCAGATGTTCTTCGGTGCGAAGTAGAAGAGCGTGGGCGCGACGGTGGAAGCTGACATCGTGTTCTGGCTGGCCGAGGCCATCTCCGACCAGTTGGTGAACAGGCCGAAGTTCATCGAACCCCATTTCGTCCCCGTGTCGTGCGTCGTCGCGTAGACGAGTTGCCTGCCGTTGTAGGGGACGACAGTGAAGTCCTTGAGTGAGACCCACCCCGGCTTGGGCTGTGCCAGTACGCTCGTTGATGTCCAGCGGTATGTCGACGGAAGATCGCACGGGCCGGGGTTGTCGCCGCCGACCTTGACGAGCTGCCACTGCTGGTTGGTGCCGCCCCAGTCGTCGTACTGGACGACGTTGGCGTTGTCGGCGGTGGAGGCACCTTGTACTTCGAGGGCCTTGTTGCTGTGGCGCGCGATGAGTCTCACGTAGCCATCCGAGCTGTCGGCCAGCCGCCACTGCTGGTTGGTGCCGTTCAGGTCGGCCCACTGGACGATCGAGTCCCCGTTCGTGGTGGACCGGTTGTAGACGTCCAGCACCTTGCCCGAGTGGCGGGACTTGACGCGGTAGTAGCCGCGTCCGGAATCGACGAACTGCCACTGCTGCTGGTTCTGATCGTTCCTGGTCCACTGGGTGATGCGGGCGCCGTCGTCGGTCGCCATGTTGTAGACATCCAGGGCCTTGCCGCTGTTGCGGTTGACCAGCACATACGAGGCGTTGGGGGCTACGGTCGCCGCGCCTGCGGGCTGGGCACCGAGGAAGGTGGCCACGAGCAGCAAGGGCGCAAGGGCGGCGAGTAAGCGTCTTGGGCGGACTGGGGGCGGGCGGTGAAACTACATCAGCGGGCCTCCTTGGGGGCGGAGGTGAGGTGTCCCCGATGAACCGCGGAGCGGACGTGTCCGGGGGCAGGGGCAATCTCGAAACATTTCGAAGAAATTCCGGATGCTCTGACGCCACAAGTTAGGAATGTGGGGTCCTCTGGTCAAGGCCTGGCGCCGATCTGTCCACAAACAGCGCCTCCCCTTTGGGCTTGGCGAGCGGTGTCCGCACACACGCACTCGTCCCGGACCCGGCCCGGCCCTACGGAATCTGTCGACGACGGCGCCGGGGGTTCGCTGTCCGGCTCACCAGGATTCCGGAAAGTTTCGGGCGAGGAACGGAAACTTCTTCTGCGGGGAGTATTGACGATCCATCGTCAATGCCTCAATCATCCCTGTCTGAGGAACCGGTCATGGTTCGAGATGTCGAACCATGTCGGTGCTGCACGGCAGATCCCCGCATGGCTGCAGGCCAGACCCGCGCACCAGATCCTGCGCCACCCCGTCACGTTCCGGTGAGGT encodes the following:
- a CDS encoding IS701 family transposase, which codes for MTARRPCPPVPGPLEDYAARFDGLFFSLAQRRGFREYLTGLPAPRERNKTITCLAGAEPVAGAGIPGVQRLQFFLSESPWEAEQVNDRRLELLREEPATAPHDGGVIVIDDSGDRKDGMATAHVGRQWLGRYGKTDNGIVTVTTVWTDGRVYYPLHTTPYTPAHHFTPGPHRSGLPHETAAAAALAARGKEAGFGCRAVVADCACSVGDDWYLALRAAGLAYVVALKPHRGTWARTDQPHTPIEAAHALTWKDAKRPGDWTPVERHFRDGHTETWWAADARLGGYGPDSPCRLVVATTDPAGLPEKATWYLATNLPHPDAPHAATSPHPPADLVEIVRLYGLRPWIEQSYKQIKDELDWADFQVRSDRAIRRHQILVNCAFSFCWPTYVDPIASAACPGRPVTHRPTRTASGQGRSNRSRFMTLTQAAAKSWTNFSLASSLA
- a CDS encoding type II toxin-antitoxin system VapC family toxin, translated to MAKRTTRETDRRRGPVFAYLSANDPDHTRCVDLLESFDGELVIPQLVLAEVSYFINTRVKRAVGAKKAAEAELALIEDITAGAFRVEPVEEPDWPRIAELVGRYHDFPLGITDASVMAVAERLDTPKIATLDARHFHAVTSARFGHFEVLYR
- a CDS encoding integrase core domain-containing protein yields the protein MSKRRLVITAVVVEGHTQGEVARAYGVSQGWVSRLVARYRAEGEVAFEPRSRRPKTSPTALDQGTVDLIVRVRKELTEQGPDAGPETIAWHLQQHHQLRVSRATISRHLTAHGLVVPAPRKRPRSSYIRFQAALPNETWQADFTHYRLADKAGTDTEILTWPDDCSRYALHVTCRPRVTGPIVLDTFRQAVAAHGIPASTLTDNGMVFTTRLSGGRGGRNALEHELRRPHITQKNAAPNHPTTCGKVERFQQTMKNWLRAQPDQPTALPHLQTLIDRFTHAYNHQRPHRSLPHRATPRHHLHHPTQSPTGPKPRRPHPHPHPHPHPHPHPPRPHRQIRHRHPPPGRTPAPHRRRTNPHRNPRDHADQRPGHPDRQRPHRRTPPRPDH
- a CDS encoding tyrosine-type recombinase/integrase; amino-acid sequence: MIPRPASVERTIWTPAQAIRFLHHCHANDPDFADLIEFLIGTGLRKGEALGLHWDDVHLKAHTVYVRWTLSAIDNNKLVLARPKTRKSSDWVALSPRIHAILTRRNTERYAPSDPGGGFVFHREDGRPLHPEYVLNHFHYLARQAGVPRTSVHDLRHLAATLALTHGVELTIVSKTLRHSTISTTANIYGHLTKPAARRAVDAIAKQLDREE